A single region of the Lycium barbarum isolate Lr01 chromosome 2, ASM1917538v2, whole genome shotgun sequence genome encodes:
- the LOC132629011 gene encoding uncharacterized protein LOC132629011 — translation MADTSKLHPAITVTNIKSYIPIVLDYEGSQYNNWATLFKLHCRANLVIDHILPPPSPTMPPPATAAEKIAAKALWERLDDIVQQWIYGTISNDLLNTIIHQEDTAAEAWDRLVHLFQDNKSARALALDAKFTNTKLVDFPNVKANCTRLKFLADNLANVGHKVSDERLVLRLLRGFSEEYKTFRTTVQHRTPLPSFDVVRSMLELEEDSHAEDVIHDSNSNAALVSHNVTPQNFSGNGQPTNSANNFNNRGNSQNRAKKNNRGHSGGNRNNRGGSGNGQSSGGGSRTNAQAYQPVAAQQQGHAAPSWYFPPWAAWGQQPWATPPCPYRTVGWQQPRGWQQSRPAPSQQGVLGPRPPQSFYSSASSSHIGYAPPDID, via the coding sequence ATGGCTGACACCTCCAAGTTGCATCCTGCGATTACCGTCACCAATATCAAATCATACATCCCTATTGTGCTTGACTACGAAGGAAGCCAATACAATAATTGGGCTACCCTCTTCAAGCTCCATTGTCGTGCAAACTTGGTCATTGACCACATCCTACCTCCTCCCTCCCCCACCATGCCACCACCGGCAACTGCAGCCGAAAAAATTGCTGCTAAGGCCCTATGGGAACGGCTAGATGACATTGTTCAGCAATGGATATATGGTACGATATCGAATGATCTTCTCAACACGATCATTCATCAAGAGGACACCGCAGCCGAAGCTTGGGACCGTCTTGTTCATCTCTTTCAGGACAACAAATCGGCTAGGGCCCTTGCTCTTGATGCAAAATTCACCAACACAAAATTGGTGGATTTTCCGAATGTGAAAGCAAACTGTACCAGGCTGAAATTTCTTGCAGACAATCTCGCCAACGTCGGTCACAAAGTTTCCGACGAACGACTTGTGCTTCGTCTTCTGCGAGGATTCTCGGAGGAATATAAAACTTTTCGCACGACGGTGCAACACCGTACTCCTCTCCCATCTTTTGACGTTGTCCGATCGATGCTTGAGCTTGAGGAGGATAGCCATGCTGAGGACGTCATTCACGACTCCAACTCGAATGCTGCTCTTGTTTCCCACAATGTTACTCCTCAAAATTTCTCAGGAAATGGACAGCCCACTAACTCTGCAAATAATTTCAACAATCGTGGAAATTCGCAGAATCGTGCAAAGAAAAATAACCGCGGTCACAGCGGCGGCAACCGCAACAACCGCGGTGGCAGCGGCAATGGACAAAGCAGCGGCGGGGGCAGCCGCACCAATGCACAGGCATACCAGCCTGTCGCGGCACAGCAGCAGGGACACGCTGCCCCGTCATGGTATTTTCCACCGTGGGCAGCGTGGGGGCAACAGCCGTGGGCCACTCCACCGTGCCCGTACCGCACGGTTGGGTGGCAGCAACCCCGCGGCTGGCAGCAGTCGCGTCCAGCTCCATCGCAGCAGGGAGTTCTTGGTCCTCGTCCTCCACAGTCGTTCTACTCGTCAGCTTCGTCATCACATATTGGGTATGCGCCCCCAGATATTGATTAA